A stretch of the Oenococcus sp. UCMA 16435 genome encodes the following:
- a CDS encoding thymidylate synthase: MSQNEEQYLNLARRILETGASKMDRTKTGTHSIFGAQMRFDLSEGFPLLTSKKVAFGRIKSELLWFLHGDNNIRFLLQHHNHIWDEWPFKKWIESSEYDGPDMTDFGLRTQSDPIFAEQYKEQKKIFIDRILNDDKFSEKFGTIGDVYGKLWRHWPDANDNGSVDQITRLINEIKVNPNSRRLILTAWDPETTPFATLPSCHVMSQFYVVNGKISLQMYQRSADYFLGVPFNIASYSLLLSMVAVQTGLKVGEFIHTIGDAHIYNNHVDQIKEQLSKPTHKLPTLKLNPEVKSIFDYQMSDIKLENYIHEEIIKAPIAV, from the coding sequence ATGAGCCAAAATGAAGAACAATATCTAAACCTTGCCCGACGTATTCTAGAAACCGGGGCCTCAAAAATGGATCGAACCAAAACCGGAACACACTCGATTTTTGGTGCTCAAATGCGTTTTGACCTCTCAGAAGGGTTTCCATTACTGACAAGCAAAAAAGTCGCATTTGGACGAATTAAATCAGAATTATTGTGGTTTTTACATGGTGACAATAATATCCGTTTTCTACTGCAACACCATAATCATATTTGGGACGAATGGCCCTTTAAAAAGTGGATAGAAAGTAGTGAATATGACGGTCCTGATATGACCGATTTCGGTCTACGAACACAAAGTGATCCGATTTTCGCCGAACAATATAAAGAACAAAAAAAAATATTCATTGACCGAATTTTGAACGATGACAAATTCAGCGAGAAATTCGGTACAATCGGCGATGTCTATGGCAAACTTTGGCGTCATTGGCCAGATGCCAATGACAATGGTAGCGTAGACCAGATAACTCGTTTAATTAATGAAATTAAGGTTAATCCTAATTCCCGTCGCTTGATTCTAACGGCTTGGGATCCTGAAACAACCCCTTTCGCCACTCTGCCATCATGCCATGTTATGAGTCAATTTTACGTAGTCAACGGAAAAATTAGTTTACAAATGTATCAACGCTCGGCTGATTATTTCTTGGGAGTACCCTTCAATATTGCCAGTTATTCTTTGCTACTTTCAATGGTTGCCGTGCAAACCGGACTAAAGGTCGGCGAATTTATTCATACGATTGGCGACGCCCATATTTACAACAATCACGTTGATCAAATTAAAGAACAGTTGTCAAAGCCAACACATAAACTGCCAACCTTAAAATTAAATCCAGAGGTAAAATCAATTTTTGACTATCAGATGAGTGACATTAAACTTGAGAATTATATTCACGAAGAAATAATTAAAGCTCCAATCGCTGTTTGA
- a CDS encoding NCS2 family permease: MDQYFELKKNNTTIGREFVAGLTTFVSMAYILFVNPSVLGVAGMNKGAVFVATGLITAISTIFMGVVARYPFAIAPGLGINAFFAYTVVVGMKVPWQTALAAVFIAGVLFFILTIFKIREIVINSIPHDLKAAIAAGIGLFIAFIGFQDGGIVASSKDTMVTLGNFGTPTTLLTIFGVLLTFILYAKHVPAAIFLGMVGTTIVGILTGLIALPKAVVSAAPSLAPTFGKALAHLGDINTFQLWIAVFTFLLVTFFDTAGTLVGLAKNAGFLNKKGELPRVGEALMSDSVGMLIAPILGTSPTSAYIESSAGIAVGGRTGLTAIFVGILFLFSLIFSPLLSVVTDQVTAPALILVGVLMASNLADINWKDFPVAASALLIAIGMPLTYSISDGISLGFITYPLLMILTGRAKEVTPVMYGLGIIFVGFLILV, from the coding sequence ATGGATCAATATTTCGAACTAAAAAAGAATAATACGACGATTGGTCGGGAATTTGTTGCCGGGCTGACCACTTTCGTCTCAATGGCCTATATTCTTTTCGTTAACCCAAGTGTACTTGGCGTTGCTGGAATGAATAAAGGTGCTGTCTTTGTTGCAACAGGACTGATTACAGCAATCTCAACTATCTTTATGGGAGTAGTTGCCAGATACCCGTTTGCGATTGCACCCGGACTTGGAATTAATGCTTTCTTCGCTTACACAGTTGTTGTTGGTATGAAGGTTCCTTGGCAAACCGCCTTAGCAGCCGTTTTCATCGCTGGGGTTTTGTTCTTTATTTTGACAATTTTTAAAATTCGTGAAATTGTTATCAACTCAATTCCACATGACTTAAAGGCTGCGATCGCCGCTGGAATCGGTTTATTTATTGCTTTTATCGGTTTCCAGGACGGTGGGATCGTTGCCTCGTCAAAAGATACGATGGTTACGTTGGGAAACTTTGGAACGCCAACGACTTTACTAACGATTTTCGGAGTTCTTTTGACTTTTATTTTGTACGCTAAACATGTTCCAGCTGCTATTTTCTTGGGTATGGTTGGTACAACGATTGTTGGTATTCTAACTGGATTAATCGCTCTGCCAAAAGCTGTCGTTTCTGCGGCACCGTCTTTGGCACCGACTTTTGGAAAAGCTTTGGCACACCTTGGCGATATCAATACTTTTCAATTATGGATCGCAGTATTTACCTTTCTATTGGTTACTTTCTTTGATACGGCCGGAACTTTGGTTGGTTTAGCCAAAAATGCCGGTTTCCTTAATAAGAAAGGCGAACTACCCCGAGTTGGCGAAGCTTTGATGTCAGACTCGGTTGGAATGTTAATCGCACCAATCTTGGGAACTTCGCCAACATCTGCCTACATCGAGTCCTCTGCCGGAATTGCTGTTGGTGGTCGTACTGGTTTAACTGCAATTTTCGTTGGAATCTTATTTCTTTTTTCATTGATTTTCAGCCCGCTGTTGTCGGTTGTTACCGATCAGGTTACCGCACCAGCTCTAATTTTAGTTGGTGTATTAATGGCTTCTAATTTAGCAGACATCAACTGGAAGGATTTTCCGGTTGCTGCGTCCGCTTTATTGATTGCGATTGGAATGCCGTTAACTTACAGTATCTCAGATGGAATTTCACTTGGTTTTATTACTTATCCTTTGTTGATGATCTTAACCGGTCGGGCTAAGGAAGTAACGCCAGTCATGTATGGTCTGGGAATCATCTTTGTCGGTTTTCTAATTCTAGTTTAA
- a CDS encoding serine hydroxymethyltransferase, producing MAKNFLDPQLAKAVSGEEERQRHNVELVASENFVSKAVRQAQGGVLTNKYSEGYPGKRYYGGNEYIDIAENLAIERAKELFGISYANVQPHSGSSANFEAYMAFLHPGDKILGMNLDSGGHLTHGASVSFSGKMYDAQSYKVDSETELLDYDAILKQAKEFKPNLIIAGASAYSRTIDFQAFRDIADEVNAYLMVDIAHIAGLIAAGLHPSPVGLADIITTTTHKTLRGPRGGMILSDEKYAKRINSAVFPGSQGGPLDHVIAAKAAAFYEDLQPDFKTYSAQIIKNAKTMADAFSKEPDVRVVSGGTDNHMFTLDLTKTGLNGRQVQDLLDSVSITLNREALPNEKRSPFVTSGVRIGTPAMTTKGLKEAEMLQIEQLIMRAIHAHDDQIELARIKQDVFDLMDKFPFDSNPF from the coding sequence ATGGCAAAAAATTTTTTGGATCCTCAATTAGCGAAAGCTGTTTCTGGTGAGGAAGAACGGCAGCGGCACAATGTTGAATTGGTTGCTTCCGAGAATTTTGTCTCAAAAGCTGTTCGCCAAGCTCAGGGCGGTGTTTTGACAAATAAATATTCTGAAGGTTATCCAGGAAAACGCTATTATGGCGGTAACGAATATATTGATATTGCTGAAAATTTAGCGATTGAACGTGCAAAGGAATTATTCGGTATTAGTTATGCCAACGTTCAGCCACATTCGGGTTCTAGTGCTAATTTTGAAGCATACATGGCTTTTTTGCACCCTGGTGACAAAATTCTTGGAATGAATTTGGATTCTGGTGGTCATCTGACTCATGGTGCCAGTGTTAGTTTTTCAGGTAAGATGTATGATGCCCAGTCTTATAAAGTTGATTCAGAGACTGAATTACTTGATTATGATGCAATTTTAAAACAGGCAAAGGAGTTTAAACCTAATTTGATTATTGCTGGAGCTTCGGCTTATTCTCGAACAATTGATTTCCAGGCTTTTCGCGATATAGCTGATGAAGTAAATGCTTATTTAATGGTTGATATTGCTCATATTGCCGGTTTAATTGCGGCTGGATTGCATCCAAGCCCAGTTGGTTTAGCCGATATAATTACAACGACAACCCATAAAACTCTTCGCGGACCCCGTGGTGGCATGATTTTATCCGATGAGAAATATGCCAAAAGAATTAACTCAGCTGTTTTTCCAGGATCGCAGGGTGGTCCTTTAGATCATGTGATTGCTGCTAAAGCGGCAGCGTTTTATGAAGATTTGCAGCCTGATTTTAAAACTTATTCTGCTCAGATCATCAAGAATGCCAAAACAATGGCCGATGCTTTTTCTAAAGAACCAGACGTTCGCGTTGTTTCTGGTGGCACTGATAACCACATGTTTACTCTTGATTTAACAAAGACCGGTTTAAATGGTCGACAAGTTCAAGATTTGTTGGATTCTGTTTCAATCACTCTTAATCGAGAGGCTCTTCCAAACGAAAAACGTTCTCCATTTGTTACTTCTGGTGTCCGGATTGGTACTCCAGCGATGACTACCAAGGGCTTAAAAGAAGCCGAAATGTTGCAAATCGAGCAATTGATTATGCGGGCTATTCATGCTCATGATGATCAGATTGAATTAGCAAGAATTAAGCAGGATGTTTTTGATTTGATGGATAAATTTCCTTTTGATTCCAATCCCTTTTAA
- the priA gene encoding primosomal protein N' yields the protein MKTASVIVDLPTRQTNQPFTYLIPDDLLDFNLLGHRVRVPFGGRNLMGYVVAVDQSEQGNFQLKEIESIIDEKPVLNPEMLKLSDWLSNYVFSYRVQVIQTILPNAFKPKYLKGLRIVDEVPKKIKENIFLNNQEIEFLAKDYTPEQIKAINHLIRQGKIVQTTTIEKKNKSKKVKVLSSNLNDDDIKINLNKKARSDSQKKLLNFLSDHQDEFFQVKELAEILDISKSTVLTAEKKFWLKKSEIRMTRNPVKKISVTKTNPVELNSGQKEVFNSVERAITQNENKTFLLEGITGSGKTEVYLQLIEKTIAQGKTALLLVPEIALTPQMIRRVKARFFDSVALIHSGLSDGERLDQWEEIRDGKIKIVIGTRSAVFSPLTNIGLIIMDEEHETNYKQEDNPRYHARDVALWRAKYYQAVTLLGSATPSLESRARAQKGLFKLLIMNHRAVRGAKLPDVSIVDMREVWQKEHADNDFSPALLKMIEKRKDNHEQTILLLNRRGFSSFVMCRNCGYVPHCPNCNLSLTLHMDSHSLKCHYCGYEEAIPKKCPVCGSPQIRYVGTGTEKIEAKLNSLINGIRVARLDQDTTKRKGSLERILRDFGNGNYDVLLGTQMVAKGLDFPEVTLVGVINADVGLNLPDFRSGEKTFQLLTQVAGRSGRAGKTGEVIIQTFNPDNYAIKLAANQNYEGFYKTEMSIRHIADYSPYYYTIQVAVNGPDQFLASRAIDEVAKFIKPKLDKETIVLGPTPKAIAKLRNRYYFQIILKYKKDLNIESVLIELQTVFGEKLPKDIYLSIDRDPVSFI from the coding sequence TTGAAAACTGCTTCTGTAATTGTTGATTTACCGACTCGTCAGACTAATCAGCCTTTTACTTATTTAATTCCAGATGATTTGCTTGATTTTAATCTGCTTGGCCATCGGGTCCGAGTTCCTTTTGGTGGACGAAATTTAATGGGGTACGTTGTCGCAGTGGACCAAAGTGAACAGGGCAATTTTCAGTTGAAAGAAATTGAATCGATTATTGATGAAAAGCCCGTCCTTAATCCTGAAATGCTGAAATTATCTGATTGGTTGTCGAATTACGTTTTTTCTTATCGTGTTCAAGTGATTCAAACGATTTTGCCGAACGCTTTTAAACCAAAATATTTAAAGGGTTTGAGAATTGTTGACGAAGTTCCGAAAAAAATAAAAGAAAATATTTTTCTCAACAATCAAGAAATTGAATTTTTGGCAAAAGATTACACTCCTGAGCAGATTAAAGCGATTAACCATTTGATTCGTCAGGGGAAAATTGTTCAAACAACTACGATCGAGAAAAAGAATAAAAGTAAGAAAGTTAAAGTTCTTTCGAGTAATTTGAATGATGATGATATCAAAATAAATCTAAACAAAAAAGCACGTAGCGATTCTCAGAAAAAACTTTTAAATTTTTTGTCTGATCATCAGGATGAATTTTTTCAAGTAAAAGAGTTGGCCGAAATTTTGGATATTTCCAAATCGACTGTTTTGACGGCTGAAAAAAAATTCTGGCTGAAAAAAAGCGAAATCAGAATGACAAGAAATCCGGTGAAGAAAATTTCCGTGACAAAGACGAATCCGGTTGAATTGAATTCTGGTCAAAAAGAAGTTTTTAATTCAGTCGAAAGGGCAATCACCCAAAATGAAAATAAAACTTTTCTTCTTGAAGGAATTACTGGATCGGGGAAAACAGAGGTTTACCTTCAGTTGATTGAAAAAACGATTGCTCAAGGTAAAACGGCTTTGCTTCTTGTCCCGGAAATCGCTTTGACTCCGCAAATGATCCGCCGGGTAAAAGCTCGTTTCTTTGATTCCGTAGCTTTAATTCATTCCGGGCTATCCGATGGTGAACGTTTAGATCAGTGGGAAGAAATTCGTGATGGAAAAATTAAAATTGTAATCGGCACACGTTCGGCTGTTTTCTCGCCATTAACCAATATTGGTCTGATTATTATGGACGAAGAACATGAAACAAATTATAAGCAGGAAGATAATCCGCGTTATCATGCTCGCGATGTTGCTTTATGGCGGGCAAAATATTATCAAGCAGTCACTTTATTGGGATCGGCCACTCCAAGTTTGGAATCGCGTGCAAGAGCTCAAAAGGGCCTTTTTAAGCTGTTGATCATGAATCATCGAGCGGTGCGCGGTGCGAAGCTACCGGATGTTTCAATCGTCGATATGCGGGAAGTTTGGCAAAAAGAACATGCTGACAATGACTTTAGTCCTGCTCTGCTTAAAATGATTGAAAAAAGAAAAGATAATCACGAACAGACAATTCTCTTATTAAATCGTCGAGGATTTTCTTCCTTTGTGATGTGTCGTAACTGTGGCTATGTTCCTCATTGCCCGAACTGCAATCTATCTTTAACTTTGCACATGGATAGCCACTCTTTAAAATGCCATTATTGTGGTTATGAAGAAGCAATTCCAAAAAAATGCCCGGTTTGTGGAAGTCCACAAATTCGTTACGTTGGCACCGGGACGGAAAAAATTGAAGCCAAATTAAACAGTTTGATTAATGGAATTCGGGTCGCTCGCTTGGACCAAGATACCACAAAAAGGAAAGGCAGTCTCGAAAGAATTCTTAGAGACTTTGGCAATGGAAATTACGACGTTCTTTTAGGAACGCAAATGGTTGCCAAGGGTCTGGATTTTCCCGAGGTTACTTTGGTTGGCGTGATCAATGCTGATGTTGGCTTGAATTTACCCGATTTCCGATCTGGGGAAAAAACTTTTCAGTTGCTGACTCAAGTAGCTGGTCGATCGGGAAGAGCCGGAAAAACCGGAGAGGTAATCATTCAAACTTTTAATCCTGATAATTATGCGATTAAATTGGCTGCTAACCAAAATTATGAAGGTTTTTATAAGACGGAAATGTCGATTCGCCACATTGCCGATTATTCGCCGTATTATTACACGATTCAAGTTGCTGTTAACGGGCCGGATCAATTTTTAGCCAGTCGGGCAATTGATGAAGTAGCAAAATTTATTAAACCTAAATTGGATAAAGAGACGATCGTCCTGGGGCCTACACCAAAAGCAATCGCCAAGTTGCGTAATCGTTATTATTTTCAAATAATTTTGAAATATAAGAAGGATCTTAATATAGAATCCGTTTTAATTGAATTGCAGACTGTTTTTGGAGAAAAGCTGCCAAAAGATATTTACTTGAGTATTGATCGTGATCCGGTATCATTTATTTAA
- a CDS encoding aminotransferase class I/II-fold pyridoxal phosphate-dependent enzyme → MPELKEGVINSVRSDVKNITTNKIRAVDLEFRKINGLLRLTLGEPDFNAPELVKKAMIKSIEDDESHYSTARGSVEFLKASADFLKRNYDLDYDPETEILSTVGSTEAIFSSLSTILEEGDELLAPSPAYPLYEQLAHVNHTKMVYIPTNDTNFVLTPSKLQNTIDQHPKAKAIVLTYPNNPTGVDYSVQQLKELAEAIAKTSLLVVSDEIYSTLNYVGKHVSIASLLPEQTIVLNGVSKSHAMTGDRIGFVAAPKDLISQIIKIHQFAITAVSNPAMAGATAALNQGDDLTEEMRQEYMKRRNYLIPEFKKIGFDVAAPDGAFYLFLKIPADQNQDDFAFARELAHKALVGLIPGSCFGPGGEGYLRLSYAASEETLHEALKRLRKYLA, encoded by the coding sequence ATGCCAGAATTAAAAGAAGGCGTCATCAATAGTGTTCGATCGGATGTTAAAAACATTACAACCAATAAAATTCGTGCCGTTGATTTGGAATTTCGCAAAATTAACGGGCTGCTGCGCTTAACGTTGGGCGAACCTGATTTCAATGCTCCGGAATTGGTTAAAAAAGCGATGATCAAATCGATTGAAGATGATGAATCCCACTATTCTACTGCTCGTGGATCAGTTGAATTTTTAAAAGCATCTGCTGATTTTTTGAAACGCAACTATGATCTAGATTATGACCCGGAGACGGAAATTTTATCGACGGTGGGATCGACCGAGGCAATTTTTTCAAGTTTGTCAACGATTTTAGAAGAAGGCGATGAGCTTTTAGCTCCTTCGCCGGCTTACCCTCTTTATGAACAACTTGCTCATGTGAATCATACGAAGATGGTTTATATTCCTACCAACGATACGAATTTTGTTTTAACACCGTCTAAACTCCAAAACACAATTGATCAGCATCCAAAGGCAAAGGCAATTGTTTTGACTTACCCGAACAATCCGACTGGTGTCGATTATTCGGTTCAACAACTAAAAGAGCTTGCCGAGGCGATTGCAAAAACTAGTTTATTAGTTGTTTCCGACGAGATTTATTCAACGCTCAATTATGTTGGCAAACATGTTTCGATTGCTTCTTTGCTTCCGGAACAGACAATCGTTTTGAATGGTGTATCGAAGTCGCATGCGATGACCGGGGACAGAATTGGTTTTGTTGCGGCTCCAAAAGATTTAATTTCTCAAATCATTAAAATTCATCAATTTGCAATCACCGCTGTTTCAAATCCAGCAATGGCCGGAGCAACAGCTGCCTTAAATCAAGGGGATGATCTGACTGAAGAAATGCGCCAAGAATATATGAAACGGCGCAATTATTTGATTCCAGAATTCAAAAAAATCGGTTTTGATGTGGCGGCTCCGGATGGTGCTTTCTATCTTTTCTTAAAAATCCCTGCTGACCAGAACCAAGATGATTTCGCTTTTGCGAGAGAACTTGCTCATAAAGCTTTGGTGGGATTGATCCCTGGTTCTTGTTTTGGACCTGGTGGAGAGGGATATCTCCGTTTGAGTTATGCGGCTTCTGAAGAGACTCTTCATGAAGCTTTGAAACGTTTGCGAAAATATTTAGCATAA
- a CDS encoding bifunctional metallophosphatase/5'-nucleotidase, with amino-acid sequence MKHEFVTILHTNDLHSHVEHWPRIANWIKTRRAELQMAGNFVLTFDIGDFIDRYDANTQATWGKANVGLLNDCAFDGVTIGNNEGLGLPHDRMEDIYSKRRFAVLLANIFENDRSLPKWAEEYRVFVTPKGTRISAFGLTAAYDLTYPLLDWLPTQPVETLEKLSSRVVAQSDIRILLSHLGLPTDQSLAQRFKKISVILGAHTHHLLPKGQIVENTLLAAAGKYGENVGEVTLEIDEKHQIVSKRAHTIKFADLPEAESASAFLENWRESGRNILENQIVTNLPQNRSTLQQIDDCAEALMKKFQTKIAMISTGMFLDELPAGQLNSFQLLKDLPHTIHPIKIDILGSDLLKLFSEINLQHDHLLNQHINGSGFRGDKFGEIKFYGLVESQVDPEQHYEIASLDHYYFLPWFHSLQSADVSFDFKDILRELMAGYYREKYSHQEVL; translated from the coding sequence ATGAAACACGAATTTGTAACAATCTTACATACAAACGATCTTCATAGCCACGTTGAACATTGGCCGAGAATCGCCAATTGGATTAAAACTCGTCGAGCCGAATTACAGATGGCCGGCAATTTTGTTTTAACTTTTGATATTGGAGATTTTATTGATCGCTATGATGCTAATACACAAGCTACTTGGGGCAAAGCGAATGTCGGACTTCTTAATGATTGCGCTTTTGATGGAGTCACGATTGGCAATAATGAGGGGCTTGGGCTTCCGCATGATCGAATGGAAGACATTTATTCGAAGCGCAGGTTTGCTGTTTTACTGGCAAATATTTTCGAAAATGATCGCAGTTTGCCAAAATGGGCCGAAGAATATCGGGTCTTTGTAACTCCAAAAGGAACACGAATTTCGGCTTTTGGCCTAACTGCTGCTTATGATCTTACTTATCCACTACTTGATTGGTTGCCAACCCAGCCTGTTGAAACACTTGAAAAATTATCTAGTCGAGTTGTTGCTCAATCCGATATCAGAATTTTGTTATCTCATTTAGGGTTGCCAACGGATCAATCCTTAGCACAACGTTTCAAAAAAATATCGGTTATTTTGGGTGCTCATACTCATCATTTGCTGCCCAAGGGTCAGATCGTCGAAAACACACTTTTGGCCGCTGCCGGAAAATATGGTGAAAATGTTGGCGAAGTGACTTTGGAAATTGATGAGAAACATCAAATTGTAAGCAAAAGAGCTCACACGATTAAATTTGCTGATCTTCCGGAAGCCGAATCTGCCTCTGCTTTTTTAGAAAATTGGCGTGAATCTGGTCGAAACATTCTTGAAAACCAAATTGTTACCAATTTGCCACAAAATCGTTCGACTTTGCAACAAATTGATGATTGTGCCGAGGCTTTAATGAAAAAATTTCAAACGAAAATTGCCATGATATCAACCGGTATGTTTCTAGATGAGCTGCCAGCTGGTCAATTAAATTCTTTTCAGCTTTTGAAAGATTTGCCGCATACAATTCATCCGATTAAAATTGATATTCTTGGTTCTGATTTATTGAAATTGTTTAGTGAAATAAATTTGCAACACGATCATCTTTTAAATCAGCATATCAATGGTTCTGGATTTCGTGGCGATAAGTTCGGCGAAATAAAATTTTATGGACTAGTTGAAAGCCAGGTTGATCCGGAACAACATTATGAAATTGCCAGTCTGGATCACTACTATTTTTTGCCTTGGTTCCATTCTTTGCAGTCAGCTGATGTTTCCTTTGATTTTAAGGATATTTTGCGAGAATTAATGGCAGGTTATTACCGCGAAAAATATAGCCATCAGGAGGTTCTTTGA
- a CDS encoding metallophosphatase — MKFVTSDTHFFDAGLMNHPNFAPARQNFFRVEDMNQAIINAWNKVVSPVDTVYHCGDIGIFYKHGSKEEMLKILKQLHGNIIFVKGNHDSQDFFKYLEANNYRIENQQLKFSFHYVGAYFKYDHRQYFLTHYPLIFGITSNSVNLHGHIHHNSIDIKENINVGIDSADFDYFQDGQRPDFGAPLSMKQVEYLVKAKGNDFAKRA, encoded by the coding sequence ATGAAGTTTGTTACCTCGGATACACATTTTTTTGACGCTGGATTAATGAATCATCCTAATTTTGCTCCGGCTCGACAGAATTTCTTTCGAGTCGAGGACATGAATCAGGCAATCATTAATGCTTGGAATAAGGTTGTTTCACCGGTGGATACTGTATATCATTGTGGAGATATAGGCATTTTTTATAAGCACGGCAGTAAGGAAGAGATGCTGAAAATATTAAAGCAACTTCATGGAAATATTATTTTTGTTAAAGGAAATCATGACAGCCAGGATTTTTTTAAGTATCTGGAAGCTAACAATTATCGAATTGAAAATCAGCAGCTTAAATTCAGCTTTCACTACGTTGGCGCATATTTCAAGTATGATCATCGCCAATATTTTTTGACCCATTATCCTTTAATTTTTGGTATCACTTCCAATAGCGTTAATTTGCATGGTCATATTCATCACAATTCAATAGATATTAAGGAAAACATTAACGTTGGGATCGATTCTGCAGATTTTGATTATTTTCAAGATGGTCAACGACCAGATTTCGGGGCTCCTTTGTCAATGAAACAGGTTGAATATTTAGTCAAAGCCAAGGGAAATGACTTTGCCAAAAGGGCTTAA
- a CDS encoding 5-formyltetrahydrofolate cyclo-ligase: protein MNIIEEKQKLRQQQKKRLDSYDSDEKKDQSILLYQALFESDDWLSSETIAVTLSLPLELNTKPIVKQAWELDKRVLVPKIVDKKMIFVEFDETSKLTPGKFHTLEPETSVEFSKDEIELMIVPGLAFTKSGRRLGFGAGFYDRYLADYNGRTVSLVLKDQLLDNIPNDKLDIRIKKILTPKD from the coding sequence ATGAATATTATCGAAGAAAAACAAAAACTACGTCAACAACAAAAGAAGCGTTTAGACAGCTATGATTCAGATGAGAAGAAAGATCAGTCAATTCTTCTCTATCAAGCTCTTTTTGAAAGCGATGATTGGTTAAGTTCTGAAACAATCGCTGTCACTCTCAGCCTACCTTTGGAATTAAACACAAAACCAATTGTTAAGCAGGCTTGGGAATTAGATAAAAGGGTCCTTGTTCCGAAAATCGTTGATAAAAAAATGATTTTTGTTGAATTTGACGAAACAAGTAAACTTACTCCGGGGAAATTCCATACCTTAGAGCCTGAAACTTCCGTAGAATTTTCCAAAGACGAAATCGAATTGATGATTGTCCCTGGATTGGCTTTTACAAAGTCAGGCAGAAGATTGGGATTCGGAGCTGGTTTTTATGATCGATATTTAGCTGACTATAACGGCCGGACAGTTTCTTTGGTATTGAAAGATCAATTATTGGATAATATACCAAATGATAAATTAGATATTCGTATAAAAAAGATTTTAACGCCCAAAGATTGA
- a CDS encoding YitT family protein, with amino-acid sequence MTSFLKQIKPLNFIAYTIGCAFYAFALIYVNIPNKLAEGGVTGITLIFRALFSINPAITNIIFNVPILIIGFLKLGKRQILSTFYCIVLLSFWLWLFQKFPVVINLDHDKLISALLAGLLIGLGLGLVFRFGSTTGGSDIIARIIEQKFGVAMGKSLFAIDAIVLAMSLIYLNFAEMMYTLIMSFVSANVINFIQDGGYSAREFMIFSSHPVEIADKIMKDLERGSTYINIEGAYKRTPGKAVYVVVDPSEVRRVREIIDEIDPKAFVSIRIVSEQLGEGFTYLRKKRSIFGR; translated from the coding sequence ATGACTTCTTTTTTAAAGCAGATTAAACCACTAAATTTCATTGCTTACACGATTGGTTGCGCTTTTTATGCATTTGCCCTAATTTACGTTAACATTCCCAATAAATTAGCTGAAGGTGGGGTAACCGGAATTACATTGATTTTTCGTGCTTTATTTTCAATCAATCCAGCGATTACAAATATTATTTTTAACGTGCCAATTTTAATAATCGGTTTTTTAAAATTAGGAAAACGACAAATTTTATCAACTTTTTATTGTATTGTCCTCTTATCGTTTTGGCTTTGGCTTTTCCAAAAGTTTCCAGTTGTAATAAATCTTGATCATGATAAGTTGATATCCGCTTTGCTGGCAGGCTTATTAATCGGGCTTGGGCTTGGATTAGTTTTTCGTTTTGGCTCAACTACCGGCGGATCGGATATTATTGCCAGAATCATTGAACAAAAATTTGGCGTTGCGATGGGAAAATCTTTATTTGCAATTGATGCAATCGTCTTAGCAATGTCTCTGATTTACTTAAATTTCGCAGAAATGATGTACACCCTGATTATGTCTTTCGTTTCCGCCAATGTAATTAACTTTATTCAAGATGGTGGTTATTCAGCACGTGAATTCATGATTTTTTCAAGCCATCCGGTCGAAATCGCCGACAAAATTATGAAAGATCTCGAGAGAGGTTCGACGTATATAAATATCGAAGGTGCTTATAAAAGAACTCCTGGTAAGGCCGTGTATGTTGTTGTTGATCCATCAGAAGTTCGCCGAGTCAGAGAAATTATCGACGAAATAGATCCCAAAGCTTTCGTTTCCATTCGAATAGTATCCGAACAATTAGGCGAAGGATTTACTTATTTAAGAAAAAAACGCTCAATCTTTGGGCGTTAA